Proteins from a single region of bacterium:
- a CDS encoding cytochrome c3 family protein, with protein MTRTRLLTMALAVAAVSLAAGLAVAKDPPPDPRILLAEEGAEYLGATQCLMCHSDYKVGYLGTKHALTLGKPDLPASVKGCEMCHGPGSLHMANFTNESGERKIVNFQGDTVETFSSVCLDCHKQVATRSVWAGNRHANHGIGCAKCHDPHSPASHENQLRQPKNDLCASCHKQVMSQFKSGISAHPVKQGDFFCVDCHNPHGDNPSLWREETPAETCGRCHEFARQPYQFQHVSEYGDASGRQCLNCHSPHASGTFNLLRRPGRSLCISCHADKVNHNPGPTCWTAGCHSQVHGSNSSALFIK; from the coding sequence GTGACTAGGACTCGGCTCTTGACGATGGCGCTTGCTGTGGCCGCGGTTTCCCTTGCGGCCGGACTGGCTGTTGCCAAGGATCCTCCGCCCGACCCGCGCATTCTTCTCGCGGAAGAAGGGGCGGAATATCTTGGCGCGACGCAATGCCTTATGTGCCATTCGGACTACAAGGTAGGTTACCTCGGTACGAAGCACGCGTTGACGCTGGGCAAACCGGATCTTCCCGCCAGCGTCAAAGGCTGCGAGATGTGCCATGGGCCGGGTTCCTTGCATATGGCGAATTTCACGAACGAGTCCGGCGAAAGGAAGATTGTCAATTTCCAGGGCGACACCGTTGAAACATTCTCTTCGGTCTGTCTGGACTGCCACAAGCAGGTCGCCACTCGCTCCGTTTGGGCGGGCAACAGGCATGCGAACCACGGCATCGGCTGTGCGAAGTGCCACGACCCCCATTCCCCTGCTTCGCACGAAAACCAGCTCCGCCAGCCCAAAAACGATCTTTGCGCGTCGTGCCATAAGCAGGTGATGAGCCAGTTCAAATCCGGCATTTCCGCTCATCCAGTCAAGCAGGGCGACTTTTTCTGCGTTGACTGCCACAATCCCCACGGCGACAACCCGTCGCTCTGGCGTGAAGAAACACCCGCGGAAACATGCGGACGCTGCCACGAGTTCGCACGCCAGCCCTACCAGTTCCAGCACGTTAGCGAATACGGCGACGCATCCGGAAGGCAGTGCCTTAACTGCCACAGCCCGCATGCATCCGGCACTTTCAACCTGCTCCGGCGTCCGGGCAGAAGCTTGTGCATCAGCTGTCATGCGGACAAGGTCAACCACAATCCCGGCCCGACCTGTTGGACCGCGGGCTGCCACAGCCAGGTTCACGGATCGAATTCAAGCGCTCTCTTCATCAAATAG
- the hflX gene encoding GTPase HflX encodes MPNPVENREGVSSRKLARRALLVCISEKGAGEQRKKWSMDEFAELARSAGFEIAGIVTLGVGKPHPATFVGSGQLQIVREALDSGCFFIGQSDEENGAASANSRKAQLNPESACECEVQNPPDDAARPEFILVNKRLSPVHQRNWRSALKLPVLTRADVIFDIFERNAQTAEGKLQVELARLKYDLPRIMHIFEEQSSAGGGIGTRGPGEKLHLKTKREIEARIRVLEKRLGKISRDRALRRARRAESAYPVVSLVGYTNAGKSSLLNALTGSSAEVDDRYFATLNPTVRRLELANGSIALLADTVGFIEDLPGELLAAFESTLEEISASDVLIHVVDLSRLDVLETVNRVNAILASRGLAEKPRITLLNKGDAPADSDLISGLLLSNAPAIVVSAKTRQGLKEASGLISDAIDWWLSHRGERESAPAKAIY; translated from the coding sequence ATGCCGAATCCAGTCGAAAACCGGGAAGGTGTTTCGAGCCGCAAGCTTGCGCGGCGGGCCTTGCTTGTGTGCATTTCGGAAAAGGGGGCGGGCGAACAAAGAAAAAAATGGTCCATGGACGAATTCGCCGAGCTTGCCAGGAGTGCGGGATTCGAAATCGCAGGCATAGTTACTCTCGGAGTCGGAAAGCCACACCCGGCTACATTTGTTGGATCGGGCCAACTGCAAATCGTAAGGGAAGCCTTGGATTCCGGCTGCTTTTTTATTGGGCAATCGGATGAGGAGAATGGAGCCGCGTCCGCAAATTCGCGCAAGGCGCAATTGAATCCGGAATCGGCTTGCGAATGTGAAGTGCAAAATCCGCCGGATGATGCGGCCAGGCCGGAGTTTATACTTGTAAACAAAAGGCTTTCGCCGGTTCACCAGCGCAACTGGCGTTCGGCGCTGAAATTGCCGGTACTCACACGCGCAGACGTGATTTTCGACATTTTCGAACGCAACGCGCAGACTGCCGAAGGAAAGCTGCAGGTGGAACTTGCCCGACTGAAGTACGATTTGCCGCGGATTATGCACATATTCGAGGAGCAATCAAGCGCCGGAGGAGGAATCGGTACGCGCGGCCCAGGCGAAAAACTTCACCTTAAAACAAAGCGCGAGATCGAGGCGCGGATTCGCGTGCTTGAAAAACGCTTAGGAAAGATATCGCGGGATCGCGCATTGCGTCGCGCGCGACGCGCGGAATCCGCGTATCCTGTGGTCAGCCTCGTCGGGTATACGAACGCGGGCAAATCCAGTCTGCTGAATGCGCTGACGGGCAGCTCCGCTGAAGTTGACGATCGGTATTTCGCCACTCTGAATCCGACAGTGCGGCGGCTGGAGCTTGCAAACGGAAGCATTGCCTTGCTTGCCGACACGGTTGGATTCATCGAGGATCTTCCCGGAGAGCTTTTGGCGGCGTTCGAATCCACCTTGGAGGAAATTTCGGCAAGCGACGTACTAATTCACGTAGTAGACTTATCTCGACTGGACGTCCTGGAAACCGTGAACCGAGTCAATGCAATACTTGCATCGCGTGGGCTTGCCGAAAAACCGCGCATTACGCTGCTGAACAAGGGGGATGCGCCTGCTGACAGCGATCTGATTTCGGGGCTGCTGCTTTCAAACGCGCCCGCGATTGTAGTAAGCGCGAAAACACGCCAAGGGCTGAAAGAGGCGTCCGGCCTTATCAGCGATGCTATAGACTGGTGGTTATCGCACCGGGGCGAACGTGAAAGCGCACCTGCAAAGGCAATTTATTAA
- a CDS encoding PKD domain-containing protein — protein MPKRLFVPLAIAVLLLFAAQFACRRADNDFTLYGGQRISITDPILPSATTIRAGNEVTFTLSVNNPESVAVTYTWSDGNAASGEFSGQEDSAAGSIVKWTALQPGTYEITATATDAFGRSVQATLSVQVREVGTVDADVVSKLVESVDSYFDASSDWSSVEGASFTPTGNPSTGSHGAIGNSIAPFELKSVYDDDELLIWASWPDETEDAEGEAWTYSAGNWTKSGNEDRFFIQFPIVDGPGRGGKTFAEAGCTTTCHRTTPNPDSHGGVTISDTVSPLSSCTICHDKAAGNQDDNPVFAHMVLTAQMKSNCAVCHGTDWKDGIGTFYGGSDMAAAEGTSFDIWQWGAASSAHLALAVDDYIPGGQSHHHDGQALVKPNEPEGFASHSSLRLASQAAEADRPLYLIPADAQGAPLFESDIAEYLASGTLATWNPDSNQYERPDGSPYSPTGGETSPGFFLNDAVSAEDPSATVSVTSMYADGRWTVVFRRKLVSGDSGGASPTDLDFDVFSVVPLSAAYTDNSRVEHRGFGPITLGFGE, from the coding sequence ATGCCTAAGCGATTGTTTGTGCCGTTGGCGATTGCCGTTCTTTTGCTGTTTGCCGCCCAGTTTGCCTGCAGGAGGGCGGATAACGATTTTACGCTCTACGGCGGACAGAGGATATCGATCACGGATCCCATTCTGCCATCCGCGACGACGATACGCGCGGGTAACGAAGTCACCTTTACACTTTCCGTCAACAATCCCGAATCGGTCGCGGTTACGTACACTTGGAGCGACGGTAACGCGGCAAGCGGCGAATTTTCCGGCCAAGAGGATTCCGCGGCAGGGTCAATCGTCAAATGGACAGCTTTGCAGCCTGGAACCTACGAGATTACCGCCACCGCCACTGATGCGTTCGGCAGGTCGGTACAGGCGACTTTGAGCGTGCAGGTTCGCGAAGTCGGAACGGTGGATGCGGACGTTGTTTCCAAATTGGTGGAAAGCGTGGATTCGTATTTCGATGCTTCTTCGGACTGGTCGTCGGTTGAAGGCGCGTCGTTTACTCCCACCGGCAATCCATCAACCGGAAGCCACGGCGCGATTGGCAACTCGATTGCACCGTTTGAGCTTAAAAGCGTTTACGACGACGATGAGCTTTTGATTTGGGCAAGCTGGCCGGACGAGACCGAAGACGCCGAGGGCGAGGCTTGGACTTACAGTGCGGGAAACTGGACTAAGTCGGGTAATGAGGACCGTTTCTTCATTCAGTTCCCGATAGTTGACGGGCCGGGGCGCGGCGGCAAGACATTCGCCGAGGCCGGTTGCACAACCACCTGCCACCGCACCACTCCCAATCCGGATTCACACGGGGGCGTGACGATTTCCGACACGGTCAGCCCGCTTTCATCCTGCACGATATGCCATGACAAGGCCGCCGGCAACCAGGACGACAATCCCGTTTTCGCCCATATGGTCTTGACGGCGCAAATGAAGTCGAATTGCGCGGTTTGTCATGGAACCGACTGGAAAGATGGAATCGGCACCTTCTACGGCGGTTCGGATATGGCCGCCGCCGAGGGTACAAGTTTCGACATTTGGCAGTGGGGAGCGGCCTCCAGCGCGCATCTTGCGCTAGCGGTCGACGACTATATTCCGGGAGGTCAGTCCCACCACCACGACGGCCAGGCACTGGTGAAGCCCAACGAGCCCGAGGGATTCGCCAGCCACAGCTCGCTGCGGCTTGCTTCCCAGGCCGCCGAGGCCGACCGTCCGTTGTATTTGATCCCGGCCGATGCACAAGGCGCGCCTTTATTCGAATCGGACATTGCGGAGTACCTGGCTTCCGGCACTTTGGCAACCTGGAATCCCGATTCAAATCAATACGAACGTCCGGACGGAAGCCCCTATTCGCCAACCGGCGGTGAAACTTCACCCGGATTTTTCCTGAATGACGCGGTTTCAGCGGAGGATCCGTCGGCTACGGTAAGCGTCACCTCTATGTACGCTGACGGCAGATGGACTGTCGTCTTCCGGCGCAAGCTCGTTTCGGGAGATTCCGGTGGCGCAAGTCCTACTGATCTGGATTTCGATGTATTTTCCGTTGTTCCATTATCCGCAGCATATACCGACAATTCGAGGGTTGAGCACCGTGGATTCGGACCGATCACCCTCGGCTTCGGAGAATAG
- a CDS encoding 1-deoxy-D-xylulose-5-phosphate synthase — MQSHPYPITAPAHRCWSSWRIGDLSVQTEEIGLTYLESVNSPADLKLLSIKELEVYADEMRSFIIHSVSRSGGHLAPSLGAVELITALHYVFDSPRDRIVYDTGHQAYAHKIICGRRDSFHTLRQFGGISGFINPDESEHDFFEVGHASTSIAAAMGFARGDLLQGDDRHTVAVIGDGALTGGLALTGMNNSEAGTKKLLIILNDNGMSIAPNVGKVSRTLSLLRQRTDVRWINQLLRDVFKKMPIGGADLENAWLRFKRALLYFVSPAARRAVFEAWGMKYFGPYDGHDLPALVRNLRQLKRIEGPVLMHVRTVKGKGYNPAEDEPTVWHGVSEFNKVNGKFTKKSSVKAYTRIFAETLCDIAEDDQRIVAITAAMSQGTGLDLFQKRFPSRFFDVGIAEDFAVTFAAGLAKSGMRPVAAIYSTFLQRAMDQLIHDVGIQSVPVVFAIDRAGLVGADGATHHGYFDLSYLSMIPNFTVMAPADEDELRHMIFTAIKHERGPIAFRYPRGNALGVPLSDKLLELPIGSWCVAREGDAAAVLAIGSMVERALEAAEQLAARGIELEVVNARFLKPLDFGYLSHLSRAGIPIITAEENVLKGGLGESVLGWFADNADTVPPMLRVALPDRFVEHGTQEELLRSLEMDAAGLESRIEVFLRARAKISVAVPAQI; from the coding sequence ATGCAATCGCATCCATATCCGATTACGGCGCCCGCTCATCGCTGTTGGTCGAGTTGGCGAATTGGGGACTTGAGCGTACAAACTGAGGAGATTGGATTGACATACCTTGAATCGGTAAACTCGCCCGCGGATTTGAAGCTGCTATCGATAAAAGAGCTTGAGGTTTACGCGGACGAAATGAGGTCGTTCATAATTCACAGTGTCAGCCGCTCGGGCGGACACTTGGCACCGTCTCTTGGTGCAGTCGAATTAATCACGGCTCTTCATTACGTTTTCGATTCGCCGCGCGACAGAATCGTCTACGACACAGGCCACCAGGCGTATGCACACAAGATCATCTGCGGGCGTAGGGACTCATTTCACACTCTCAGACAGTTCGGAGGAATAAGCGGATTCATCAATCCCGACGAAAGCGAGCATGACTTTTTCGAAGTCGGACACGCGTCGACTTCAATCGCGGCGGCGATGGGATTCGCCCGCGGTGATCTGCTTCAAGGCGACGACAGGCATACTGTCGCCGTTATAGGCGACGGAGCTTTGACCGGCGGGCTCGCTTTGACCGGCATGAACAACAGCGAAGCGGGAACCAAAAAGCTGCTTATCATTTTAAACGACAACGGAATGAGCATCGCGCCCAACGTCGGTAAGGTCAGCCGCACCCTTTCACTCTTGCGCCAGCGCACAGACGTCCGCTGGATCAACCAGCTTTTGCGCGATGTTTTCAAGAAAATGCCGATCGGCGGCGCGGATCTTGAAAACGCCTGGCTCCGTTTCAAACGCGCGCTTTTATATTTCGTCAGCCCGGCCGCCAGGCGGGCGGTGTTCGAAGCTTGGGGGATGAAATACTTCGGGCCGTACGACGGCCACGACTTACCCGCGCTCGTGCGCAACCTCCGCCAGCTCAAGCGCATCGAAGGCCCGGTGCTGATGCATGTCAGAACCGTGAAAGGCAAAGGTTACAATCCGGCAGAAGACGAGCCCACGGTTTGGCATGGCGTTAGCGAATTCAACAAGGTGAACGGCAAATTCACAAAGAAAAGCTCGGTCAAGGCGTATACCAGAATTTTCGCCGAAACGCTGTGCGATATTGCGGAGGACGACCAGAGGATTGTCGCTATTACCGCCGCGATGAGCCAAGGAACGGGACTTGATCTGTTTCAGAAGCGGTTTCCATCGCGGTTTTTCGATGTCGGGATTGCGGAGGATTTCGCGGTCACTTTCGCCGCGGGACTCGCCAAAAGCGGTATGCGGCCCGTTGCGGCCATTTACTCGACTTTCCTTCAAAGGGCGATGGACCAGCTGATTCACGATGTGGGTATACAAAGCGTTCCGGTCGTGTTCGCAATCGACAGGGCGGGATTGGTGGGCGCGGACGGCGCGACTCACCATGGGTATTTCGACCTTTCATATTTGTCTATGATCCCTAATTTCACCGTGATGGCGCCTGCGGACGAAGACGAATTGCGACATATGATTTTCACCGCGATAAAACATGAACGCGGGCCGATTGCTTTCAGGTATCCACGCGGCAACGCCCTGGGCGTTCCCCTTTCGGATAAGCTCCTTGAGCTTCCAATCGGCAGCTGGTGCGTCGCGCGCGAAGGCGACGCCGCGGCCGTGCTCGCGATAGGCTCGATGGTTGAGCGCGCGCTTGAAGCGGCCGAGCAGCTTGCCGCGCGCGGCATCGAGCTGGAGGTTGTGAACGCGAGGTTTCTGAAACCGCTGGATTTCGGATACCTTTCGCACCTATCAAGAGCGGGTATTCCGATTATAACCGCGGAAGAAAACGTTCTTAAGGGGGGACTCGGCGAATCTGTTTTGGGCTGGTTCGCCGACAATGCGGATACTGTTCCGCCGATGCTCAGAGTCGCGCTTCCGGACAGGTTCGTCGAACACGGCACCCAGGAGGAATTGCTCCGAAGTCTGGAAATGGACGCGGCGGGTTTGGAGAGCCGGATTGAAGTCTTTTTGCGTGCTCGCGCAAAGATTTCGGTGGCGGTGCCGGCCCAAATCTAG